From Ailuropoda melanoleuca isolate Jingjing chromosome 17, ASM200744v2, whole genome shotgun sequence, the proteins below share one genomic window:
- the LOC117797003 gene encoding zinc finger protein 484-like, with protein MNSHTETNACEYNQYKKLLSHKQALTQHQGIHTGENLNLFSDYVKIFTQKPHLFGHQSIYTEEKQHEYSKCEIVFTQKPQLAVPQKASIGRKPCTRTEYEKDLSLKSNHEKTHTEENHCKCSGYGKACIQKSDLFRCQGIHIGEKPYECSECGKNVSQNSNLNEHKKIHTGEKHFECTECGKAFTRKSTLSMHQKIHTGEKPYVCAECGKAFIRKSHFITHERIHTGEKPYECRDCGKSFIKKSQLHVHQRIHTGENPFICTECGKVFTHKTNLIIHQKIHTGERPYICTECAKAFTDRSNLIKHQKIHTGEKPYKCSDCGKSFTWKSRLRIHQKCHTGERHYECSECGKAFIQKSTLSMHQRIHRGEKPYVCTECGKAFFHKSHFITHERIHTGEKPYECSDCGKSFTKKSQLHVHQQIHTGEKPYRCADECGKAFTRKSGLHIHQQSHTGERHYECSECGKAFARKSTLIMHQRIHTGEKPYICTECGKSFIQKSHLNRHRRIHTGEKPYECSDCGKAFIKKSQLHEHHRIHTGEKPFICAECGKAFTIRSNLIKHQKIHAKQKPYKGSDFRKALNWRPQLSIHQKSDSGEVECPASQSWCGDTP; from the exons ATGAATTCTCATACAGAAACGAATGCTTGTGAATATAACCAGTATAAGAAACTTCTGAGTCATAAGCAAGCTCTCACTCAACATCAAggaattcatactggtgagaatctcaatttattttctgattatgtAAAAATTTTCACCCAGAAGCCACACCTCTTCGGACATCAAAGTATTTATACTGAAGAGAAACAGCATGAATACAGCAAATGTGAGATAGTCTTCACTCAGAAGCCCCAACTTGCTGTACCTCAGAAGGCTTCTATAGGCAGGAAACCCTGTACACGCACTGAATATGAGAAGGACTTGTCCCTCAAGTCAAATCATGAGAAAACTCACACTGAGGAGAATCACTGTAAATGCAGTGGATATGGAAAAGCCTGTATCCAGAAGTCAGATCTGTTCAGATGCCAGGGAATTCATATTGGagaaaaaccctatgaatgtagTGAATGTGGGAAAAATGTCTCTCAGAATTCAAACCTCAATGAACATAAAAAAatccatactggagagaaacaCTTTGAATGTActgaatgtggaaaagccttcacAAGGAAATCAACTCTAAGTATGCATCAGAAAATTCATACAGGAGAAAAACCCTATGTATGTGccgaatgtgggaaagcctttatcCGGAAGTCACATTTTATTACAcatgagagaattcatactggagagaaaccttatgaatgcaGGGACTGTGGAAAGTCCTTTATAAAGAAGTCACAACTGCATGTGCATCAGCgaattcacacaggagagaatCCCTTTATATGTACAGAATGTGGGAAGGTCTTCACTCACAAGACAAATCTCATTATACATCAgaaaattcatactggagagagaCCTTATATATGTACTGAATGTGCAAAGGCCTTTACTGACAGGTCAAATCTCATTAAACACCAAaaaattcatactggagagaaaccctataaatgcAGTGACTGTGGAAAATCATTCACCTGGAAGTCACGGCTCAGGATACATCAGAAGTGCCATACTGGAGAGAGACATTATGAATGCAgtgagtgtgggaaagccttcatcCAGAAGTCAACACTAAGTatgcatcagagaattcatagAGGAGAAAAACCCTATGTTTGCactgaatgtgggaaggccttcttCCACAAGTCACATTTTATTACCCATGAGAggattcatactggagagaaaccttatgaatgcaGTGATTGTGGGAAATCCTTCACAAAGAAGTCACAACTCCATGTACATCAGCAgattcacacaggagagaaaccctacagATGTGCTGA tgaatgtggaaaagccttcacTCGGAAGTCAGGCCTCCATATACATCAGCAATCTCACACTGGAGAGAGACACTATGAGTGTAgcgaatgtgggaaagcctttgcAAGAAAATCAACACTAATTatgcatcagagaattcatacaggagagaaaccctatatTTGTACAGAATGTGGGAAGTCTTTCATCCAGAAATCACATTTAAATCGGCATcggagaattcatactggagaaaaaccctatgAATGCAGTGACTGTGGGAAGGCCTTCATTAAGAAGTCACAACTCCATGAACATCATCgaattcacacaggagagaaaccattTATATGTGCTGAGTGTGGAAAAGCATTCACCATCAGATCAAATCTTATTAAACACCAGAAAATTCATGCTAAACAGAAACCCTATAAAGGCAGTGACTTTAGGAAAGCCTTAAACTGGAGGCCACAGCTCAGTATACATCAGAAATCGGATTCTGGGGAAGTGGAGTGCCCAGCATCCCAATCATGGTGTGGGGATACACCGTAG